The Stigmatella aurantiaca DW4/3-1 genome contains the following window.
AGGACCCTTCCGAGGTGGAGCCGCTGTTCCGGCGCAAGGAGGCCGTCGCGGCCCTGGTGATTCCCGCGGGCTTTGCCCGGGACCTGCGGCGCGGCCAGGAGGTGCACCTGCAACTGCTGCTGGACGGGGCGGATGGCAACACGGCCAGCCAGGCGCTGGCCAAGGCCAACGCGATGGGGCTGTCGCTCAACCAGAAGATCCGCCGGGATCTGGGGTTCGTGGGCGCGCCGCCGCTGGAGCTGAAGTCCATGACGCGCTTCAATCCGGAGGCCCGCTCGGCGCTCTTTCTCGTTCCGGGGCTGGTGGGCTACATCCTGGCCATCGTGGCGGTGCTGCTCACGGCCCTGACGGTGGCGCGCGAGTGGGAGCGCGGTTCGATGGAGCAGCTCTTCGCCACGCCCGTGGGCCGGCTGGAGGTCATCTTCGGCAAGCTGCTGCCGTACCTGGGGCTGGGCACCATCCAGCTCCTGATGGTGCTCTGTGTCGGCGCCTGGGTGTTCGAGGTGCCGGTGCGCGGCAGCCTCCCGCTGCTGGCCCTGTGCTCTCTGCTGTTCCTGTTCAGCATGCTGGGCCAGGGGCTGTTGATCTCGGTCGTGACGCGCAACCAGATGGTGGCGACCCAGGTGGGGGCGCTCAGCGCGATGCTGCCGTCCCTGTTGCTCTCGGGGTTCCTGTCCCCCATCGACAACATGCCGACCGTGTTGCAGTGGGTCTCCCGGTTGGTGCCGGCGCGGTACTTCGTCTCCGCGCTGCGCGGCATCCTGCTGCGCGGCAACGGGCTGAGCGAGCTGTGGCAGGAGACGCTGGCGCTCACCGTGTTCTCGGTGGCGATGGTGGCCGCGTCGTTCGTGAAGTTCCAGCGGCGGCTGGCGTGAGGGCGCTTCGGGCGCGGTGGCAAGGGAGAGAGCAGCCATGAGTGGACATCGGATGACGCAGTTGATGGCGGTCGTCCTCAAGGAGGTCCGCCAGACCTTGAGGGACCGGCGCATCATGGGGCTCTTGCTGGTCTCCCCCGTGATACAGCTCATCGTCTTTGGCTTCGCGGTCAACTTCGACGTGGACAAGATTCCCGCGGCGGTGGTGGACCTCGACAGGACGGCCCGCAGCCGCGCCTACCTCAACAGCCTCATGGCCGATGGGACGCTGCGCCGCGCCGTGGATCTGCCCGATGCCGCCTCCGCGCAGGCCCTGCTCGACGCGGGCGGGGTGTCGGTGGCCGTCATCCTCCCGCAGGGGCTGGACCGCGACGTCACCCGGCAGCAGACGGCGGACGTGCAGGTGCTGGTGGACGGCTCGGACCCCAACCGCAGCGGCGTGGCGCTCGGCACGACGGCCAACTTCTTCGGACAGTTGAATGAGAAGGAGGCCGAGTCGCGCCTCCAGGCGCTGAGTGCCGCCCGCGGGGCCGCGCTCCAACTGCCCACCGTGCGGATCCGGCCGCGCGTCTACTACAACCCCAAGCTCCAGACGGCCATCTTCATGGTGCCGGGCATCACATCGATGTTGCTGCTGCTGGTGACCACCATCGTGACCGCCATGGGGCTGGCGCGCGAGCGCGAGATGGGCACGCTGGAGCAGGTGCTGGTGACGCCCATTCCTCCGGGCATCATGATGCTGGGCAAGCTCATCCCCTTCCTCATTGTCGGCATCTTCGACTTCACCCTGGCGATGACCGTCGGAGCCTTTCTCTTCGACATGCCGCTGCTGGGCAGCTTCTTCTCCGTCTTCGTGGCCACCGCCCTCTACCTGTCGGCCACGCTCGGCATGGGGCTGTTCATCTCCACGGTCAGCACCAGCCAGCAGCAGGCCTTCATGGGCGGCATCCTCTTCATGCTCCCGGCCATCCTGCTGTCCGGCATCCTCACCCCCGTGCGCAGCATGCCCGAGTGGTTGCAGCCCATCACCTACATCAACCCCGTGCGCTACTACATCGAGATCCTCCGGGCCGTGCTGCTCAAGGACGCGGGCTGGGCGGACCTGGGGTTCCAGTTCGTGGCGTTGGGCACCTTCGGCCTGTGCATCGTCACGCTCGCCTCCCGCCGCTTCAGCAAGCAGCTCGCGTGAGCCCGGAAGCCCGGGGGTATTCGGGACCCGGGTCGCGTGAGACCACGGGGAGACCCCCTCTATGGCGTCTTCCAGACAAATCTGTTAGCCTCGTATGAGTGGAAAATTCTGTTCCCACTTATCCCGGTCGAGGATTGAACGCGTGAGCCGAGTAGCTGAGACCTCCCTCCCCCAGGCCCCTTTTCCCACCGTCGTGGATGCGCTGCGCCACCACGCGCAGCACCAGCCCGAGCGGAGGGTGTACACGTTCCTGTCCGAGGCGGGCGAAGAAGAGAGCAAGCTGACCTTCGCGCAGTTGGATGCGCAGGCCCGCGCCATCGCCGTGGAGCTGAAGAAGGCGGGCGCCACGGGGCAGCGGGTCGTGATGCTGTACCCGTCCTGTCTGGAGTTCGTCGCGGCCTACTTCGGCTGCTTGTACGGGAACGTCGTCGCGGTACCGGCGTATCCCCCCGAGCCGGCCCGGCTTCAACGGACGCTCCCGCGGCTCCAGGCCATCGTGAAGAATGCCTCCGCGACGAAGATCCTCACCACCCAGGCCATCAAGGCGATGGTGGGCTTCTTCACCCCGTACGCGCCCGAGCTGGGCGAGGTGGAGTGGATCGCCACCGACGCGGTGGATGTGAACCAGGCTTCGGAGTGGCAGCGGCCGAACATCGGGCCCCAGACGCTCTCGTTCCTCCAGTACACCTCGGGCTCCACCGCCACGCCCAAGGGCGTGATGGTGACGCACGCCAACCTGGTCGCCAACACGATGGCGCTCACCAGCGTGGTGAAGACGCACCGCGACTCCACCTTGGTGTGCTGGCTGCCGCTGTTCCATGACATGGGGCTCATCGGCAACGTGATTCACGCCGCCTACGTGGGCTTCCACTGTGTCCTCATGGCCCCCACGACCTTCCTGCAGAACCCGTTCCTGTGGGTGAAGGCCATGAGTGACTACAAGGCCACCTTCACCGGCGGGCCCAACTTCGGCTACGAGCTGTGCAACCGCAAGGTCACCGCCGAGCAACGCGCGACGCTCGACCTGAGCCACCTGGAGACGGCCTACAACGGGGCGGAGCCCGTCCGCTACGAGACGCTGGAGCGGTTCCTGGAGCTGTTCGGCCCCCAGGGGTTGAAGCGCTCGGCGATCAAGCCTTGCTACGGCATGGCGGAGACGACGCTGGTGGTCTCCATGATGACCAGCGACTCCAAGGGCCCCATCCTGGTGATGGCGGATGGCGCCGCGCTCGAGCGCAACCAGGTCCAGCCGGTGGAAGGCAATCCGGTGGGGGCCCGCAGCCTCGTCTCGTCGGGCAACATCTCCACGGACCCCTCCCAGCGCGTGCTCATCGTTCGCCCGGAGACCGGGGTGCGCTGCGCCTCCAACGAGGTGGGGGAGATCTGGATCTCGGGCCCCTCGGTGGCGCGCGGTTATTGGAACATGTCGGACGAGACGGAGGCGATCTTCCATGCCTACCTGTCCGACACGGGCGAGGGGCCGTTCCTGCGCACCGGTGACCTGGGCTACCTCCGGGAGGACGGCGAGCTGTTCATCACCGGCCGCTGGAAGGACCTGGTCATCATCCGTGGCACCAACCACTACCCCCAGGACATCGAGCGGACGATGGAGCAGCAGCACCCCGCCATGCGTCCTGGCTGTGGGGCGGCCTTCTGCGTGGATGTGAAGAACGAGGAGCGCCTGGTCGTCGTCCAAGAGGTGGACGCCAACAAGGTGACCGACTTCGACGGGCTGCTGGAGAAGGTGCGCAACGCCATCAATCAGAGCCACGGCGTGCAGCCCTACGCGCTCGTGCTCGTGCCGCCCCGGAGCATCACCAAGACGTCCAGCGGGAAGATCCAGCGCCGGGCGTGCCGCGCGCTGTGGCTGTCGAACGAGATGGAGAAGGTGCACGAGTGGCGGCAGCCGGAGCTGGCCGCCGAGCCGGCGAAGGCCCCCCAGGTGCAGGCGGTGGTCGCGAAGCCCGCCCCCGCGCCCGCGGCGGCGCTCCAGGCGGCCGCGGCGGCCTCCCCGGACGATGTGGCGCGGCACACGGCCACCCGTCCCACCTCCGAGGTGCACGCCTTCCTCATCGCCCGCGTGGCGGAGGAGGCGAAGCTGTCCACGGCGCTCATCGACCCGAACCTGCCCTTTACCACTTACGGGCTGGATTCGGCCGGTGAGATCATGCTCACCAAGTCGCTGGAGGACTTCCTGGGCGTCAAGCTGGCCGCGAACCTCACCTGGGAGTACCCCACCATCGACGCGCTCGCGCGGTACCTGGGCGGCGAAGAGGTGATGTCGGTGACGATGTCCGAGCGGCGCAAGCTGGCCGAGCGGTCGGCCCGCTAGGGCGGTGCCGGAGGCCATGGGGCTCCGCGTTCTCGCGGAGCCCCGGCCCGGAGGCAGTGGCTGAAGGCGGTTCCTGACATCGGCTCCTGAAACACCTGCGCCTCCCAAGCAGGCCCCGGAAGGGGGCCGCTGGGAGGCGCGGACGTTCGTGGACTTGCCCTCAGCGGGTGGCGGTGGAAGGGGCAGGCGCCCCATCCACCCGCCGCGAGCCGGGACGGCTCAGTACTTGAAGGAGATGACGCCGCACGCCGAGCCGCTGCCCGTGGGCACCAGCACCGCGCGGTCGCCGCGCTGGAGGCGGTGCTCCTTGATGGCCGTCGCCAGACCCACCGGCACGCCATTGGAGACGCAGTTGCCGTAGCGCTTGAAGATGTAGAGCGCCTTGTCGTTCACGCCCACCATCCGGAAGATGTGGTCATACACGCCGGCCGACAGCGAGTGGGGGATGACGACCTTCGCCTCCTCCAGCAGGTGCGGGACCTTTTGCAGCAGCGGGATGGTGTGCGACTTCACGCTCTCGCCGATGCGCTTGCCGAAGGCGTAGAAGAACTCCTCGCCGCCGTGGGCCTTCTCCAGCGGCATGGGCTCCAGGTCGTACTCGCGGTGGTTGGCCAGCGTGAAGGCGCAGTCCTGGAAGTCATCCGGCTCGCTGACGTAGTCGACGTACCAGGGGTTGGCGTCGTCCTTGCTCAGGATGGTCGCGGTGCCCGTCTCGCCCACCGTGGCGCCCCACACCCGCCACTCCATGTCCGACATGTTGCGGATGGAGTACATGATGCTGGACTCGTAGTGGCGGTCCACGCCCGCGTTGAAGCGCGGGCTGCGGTTGAACTCGAGGCTCAGGACGAGGACGTTGTTGGCGTAGCCGGTTTGCAGCAGGCGCTCCACGACGCGCGCGGTGTGGCTCCAGCCGTTGCAGGCATCGATGATGTCGAAGCACTCCGCCCGCTTCAGGCCCAGGCGCGAGGCCATCTGGTACGCCGTGGCGGGCTCGCGGTAGCCGCGGCCGACGCCACAGTAGATGACCAGATCGATGTCCTTCGGCTGAAGGCCCGCCTCAGCGATCATCCGCCGCGTCATGTCCAGGTAGTTGGCGTAGAACGGCTCGTTCTCGGCGCGGACGGTGACTTGCTCGAAGAGGGCCCGGTCCATCAGCTTGCCGACGATCTCCACCACCCCCGCGAGGGTCT
Protein-coding sequences here:
- a CDS encoding AMP-binding protein → MSRVAETSLPQAPFPTVVDALRHHAQHQPERRVYTFLSEAGEEESKLTFAQLDAQARAIAVELKKAGATGQRVVMLYPSCLEFVAAYFGCLYGNVVAVPAYPPEPARLQRTLPRLQAIVKNASATKILTTQAIKAMVGFFTPYAPELGEVEWIATDAVDVNQASEWQRPNIGPQTLSFLQYTSGSTATPKGVMVTHANLVANTMALTSVVKTHRDSTLVCWLPLFHDMGLIGNVIHAAYVGFHCVLMAPTTFLQNPFLWVKAMSDYKATFTGGPNFGYELCNRKVTAEQRATLDLSHLETAYNGAEPVRYETLERFLELFGPQGLKRSAIKPCYGMAETTLVVSMMTSDSKGPILVMADGAALERNQVQPVEGNPVGARSLVSSGNISTDPSQRVLIVRPETGVRCASNEVGEIWISGPSVARGYWNMSDETEAIFHAYLSDTGEGPFLRTGDLGYLREDGELFITGRWKDLVIIRGTNHYPQDIERTMEQQHPAMRPGCGAAFCVDVKNEERLVVVQEVDANKVTDFDGLLEKVRNAINQSHGVQPYALVLVPPRSITKTSSGKIQRRACRALWLSNEMEKVHEWRQPELAAEPAKAPQVQAVVAKPAPAPAAALQAAAAASPDDVARHTATRPTSEVHAFLIARVAEEAKLSTALIDPNLPFTTYGLDSAGEIMLTKSLEDFLGVKLAANLTWEYPTIDALARYLGGEEVMSVTMSERRKLAERSAR
- a CDS encoding ABC transporter permease — encoded protein: MHGFQRFAIRVFALTSKEVAHIRRDSRTLALGLAMPVLLLVLFGFGVSFDLSGIPLAVVDQDRTEQSIDVWRTFAAPDEFRVVAQLEDPSEVEPLFRRKEAVAALVIPAGFARDLRRGQEVHLQLLLDGADGNTASQALAKANAMGLSLNQKIRRDLGFVGAPPLELKSMTRFNPEARSALFLVPGLVGYILAIVAVLLTALTVAREWERGSMEQLFATPVGRLEVIFGKLLPYLGLGTIQLLMVLCVGAWVFEVPVRGSLPLLALCSLLFLFSMLGQGLLISVVTRNQMVATQVGALSAMLPSLLLSGFLSPIDNMPTVLQWVSRLVPARYFVSALRGILLRGNGLSELWQETLALTVFSVAMVAASFVKFQRRLA
- a CDS encoding 3-oxoacyl-[acyl-carrier-protein] synthase III C-terminal domain-containing protein, with the protein product MRLTAIDRYISQRVVGREETLDLFRHYSKPYYPDEKTLAGVVEIVGKLMDRALFEQVTVRAENEPFYANYLDMTRRMIAEAGLQPKDIDLVIYCGVGRGYREPATAYQMASRLGLKRAECFDIIDACNGWSHTARVVERLLQTGYANNVLVLSLEFNRSPRFNAGVDRHYESSIMYSIRNMSDMEWRVWGATVGETGTATILSKDDANPWYVDYVSEPDDFQDCAFTLANHREYDLEPMPLEKAHGGEEFFYAFGKRIGESVKSHTIPLLQKVPHLLEEAKVVIPHSLSAGVYDHIFRMVGVNDKALYIFKRYGNCVSNGVPVGLATAIKEHRLQRGDRAVLVPTGSGSACGVISFKY
- a CDS encoding ABC transporter permease codes for the protein MSGHRMTQLMAVVLKEVRQTLRDRRIMGLLLVSPVIQLIVFGFAVNFDVDKIPAAVVDLDRTARSRAYLNSLMADGTLRRAVDLPDAASAQALLDAGGVSVAVILPQGLDRDVTRQQTADVQVLVDGSDPNRSGVALGTTANFFGQLNEKEAESRLQALSAARGAALQLPTVRIRPRVYYNPKLQTAIFMVPGITSMLLLLVTTIVTAMGLAREREMGTLEQVLVTPIPPGIMMLGKLIPFLIVGIFDFTLAMTVGAFLFDMPLLGSFFSVFVATALYLSATLGMGLFISTVSTSQQQAFMGGILFMLPAILLSGILTPVRSMPEWLQPITYINPVRYYIEILRAVLLKDAGWADLGFQFVALGTFGLCIVTLASRRFSKQLA